One window of the Corynebacterium glutamicum ATCC 13032 genome contains the following:
- a CDS encoding ABC transporter permease, protein MSNLLRLVGRRLIALPIMIIGVTLLVFIVMSFSPADPARLALGESASPEALEAYREANGLNDPMMVRYFDFILGMLKGDLGTSSGGVAVTDIVARAFPITLQLTFWGLIIAVVVALILGVIAALYRDRWPDQLIRVVSIAALATPSFWLAILLIQWLGTIPGAWGFFPALVTRWVPFSEDPATYFNNIALPAIALAVPVAGSLARVVRTSMVEELDKDYVRTAIGAGIPKTEVVARNVLRNALITPITVIGLRVGYLMGGAVIIEIIFNIQAMGQLILDGVTRNDVYLVQGVTLTVAIAFIIVNIAVDLLYVLVNPRIRSI, encoded by the coding sequence ATGTCCAATCTTTTGAGACTTGTCGGCCGACGGCTCATCGCTTTACCGATCATGATTATTGGCGTCACCCTGCTGGTTTTCATCGTCATGTCATTCTCTCCTGCCGACCCGGCACGACTTGCCCTAGGCGAATCAGCCTCCCCCGAAGCACTTGAAGCCTACCGTGAAGCCAACGGCCTCAACGATCCAATGATGGTTCGCTATTTCGACTTCATCCTCGGCATGCTCAAAGGCGACTTGGGAACCTCTAGCGGTGGCGTAGCTGTTACCGACATTGTTGCCCGCGCTTTCCCCATCACCCTGCAGCTAACATTCTGGGGACTCATCATCGCTGTTGTAGTGGCGTTGATCCTCGGTGTCATCGCCGCTCTATACCGAGACCGCTGGCCTGACCAGTTGATTCGCGTGGTCTCCATTGCGGCTCTTGCTACTCCTTCATTCTGGTTGGCTATCTTGCTGATCCAGTGGTTGGGTACTATCCCTGGAGCCTGGGGTTTCTTCCCAGCACTTGTCACCCGGTGGGTCCCATTCAGCGAAGATCCCGCCACCTACTTCAACAACATCGCACTTCCAGCGATTGCGTTGGCAGTCCCCGTTGCAGGTTCTTTGGCCCGCGTTGTTCGTACCTCCATGGTGGAAGAACTGGACAAGGACTACGTCCGCACAGCAATCGGTGCAGGTATCCCCAAAACTGAAGTTGTTGCCCGCAATGTTCTGCGCAATGCGCTGATCACCCCAATCACCGTGATTGGTCTTCGCGTTGGTTACCTCATGGGTGGTGCGGTGATCATTGAGATCATCTTCAACATCCAAGCAATGGGACAGCTCATCCTAGACGGTGTGACCCGAAATGACGTCTACCTCGTCCAAGGTGTCACCCTCACCGTTGCCATCGCCTTCATCATCGTCAATATCGCCGTGGACCTGCTCTACGTCCTGGTCAATCCACGTATTAGGAGCATCTAG